The segment cctcgctctcaaggctgcgggcgtctttgtcccgcgagatttcaaagtctcatgtgggcgagcctccagagcaagtcggacaaaatgactaaccatcatgcaacgcactagcaagacgttgatcgcaactgcacaggtctgcgcaggtctgcgcaggtcttgcttgtctcaaacaagcctactatcagtgatctgaaaatgttcggatagggcgtacacacggagccgtttgaccccccagagagttgcgtatgcctttctatccaccttgggacccgttatcgtttcctcagtcgtttagtgccgtattcggtcgtcctcgtgtggccgaacggtctatatgacactaaacagtaacgcaaacgaccgaattcgtcctcgtgtggccgcagtaATATGACTGTTTATGTTGctaatgttgttgttgtaaatgtcactttgttttgtttaacatgactatgcactgcaacatttctttgttgtttgtaattatttattttacttgttcaaaataaaatgaatcaatcaatcaatcaatcaatcaatcagggGGCACTTTGATTTCACAACTTTGTAGAAAAAGCATGCAGCCAAACAAAGGTGTCCTGTGGTGCAGCTGACCGGATCAGAGAGCTCAAAGTCTGCACTGTTTAACTCTCCATGTACATCCATGACACCGAATAAAGACCACTATGAATGGACTCTAACGAGCCGTATCATACCGTGTTACTGCAGACACAATCACATCACCATGTGTGCTTCAGATGCTGCTGGATAGTCATTATTTTCCTGCATAGATAAAGTTTACGAATGTAATACATCCTCAAGAAGGAAAGTCCACGTTTGCCCCCGCACTGTTTTTGCAGTGAAGCGTTTGGAGTCACCTAAAGCGGGACCTGTTAGCCTACTGTAAGCTGTCCACTAAGTGCTGCAGATAGAACATTATAGATGAGTCAGAAGGAGTTTACCTGCTCAACGCTGCTGTCCTCAGCGGGGGGTGCGTCAGGATGCGTGCACTATGGTTCTGGTGGGCTGTAATTCATGGCGTATGAAGCGAAAAATATGGAGGGTTGAGTGGACTGTGTGAAGGGCGTGTGGAAATGCCAGAGGTGCATGATGGGATACGTAGTATTATGCCGATTAAGAACAGTTTAGCGTCTACAGGTGCTGTAGGGATTGGGCCTCCCCACAACCAGTAAAAGGCTAACATTATTTAGACAACATTCCCCACTGAGAACATCCCGTTTAAAATAAACACTTCCTGCCGGTTTGGTTAACTATTTTACAGTACCCCTACATATACCCGCTCCCCCATTGCAGACAATTACGGTTTTGAAACACGTTGCAAACAATACCAACACAAGACAAATATATCAGAGATACTGGCTGTGCTGGGGTAAACAAACATTTATTGAAAATGTAACATTGATTTTCAGAAGAATACATTAGCAATCAGGTGTGGGGGCTTTCTCCACACTGGTAAGAAAGTCAAATGTTCCTGCTTCATTAATGTCCATGAAGAAAAACTAAAAGATCGCTGTGCTGAAATCCAACCTACAGCTACATATCCTGGATGAAGAAAATAGAAGAGACATGCAGTGTCTTCATCACGCTCATTTTCACCTGCTTTAAAATGGAAATGCAGGCTCTAAAGAAATCAAGGTGCCAAAGCTACACTGCAGCAGAGGATTTGGACATTTGGTCCTACATTACCACAACCATTCTCAACTTCCACCTCTGCATTTTCTAAAATGTCCCAGCAGCTGTTAAAGCTTACTTTATAGTAACACTATTAGGGGCGGGATCACAATGCCTGAAAAAAACCATGATAATAAGATTTTAAAATGGGAAATGtataataaaaaatgaaaatcctGAGAATCAAAAATGGACAGTATTAATATCACATCTCTGATATATTAAATCAGCATAGGCAGCCACATCCCGTCTCTCAGACTCCACACTGTGCACTTTGTGTCCAGCAGGCTCAGTCCAGTGCTGCAACAGTTCTTCAATCTGTGTCCATGGAACCGCTGTGCGTCTCCTTGGACACCATGAGTCTCATCAGTTTTCCGTGGAGCTTCTCAATCTTCTTTACGTCCTGGGCCTGGTCTGTCTTGTACTGTAAACACTGTGGGGATGGACAGAAGACAACATGAGACAATATTCAATTGAGGTGACAGAATTATGGTTAATGTCAAGATGTACAAGTATAAGTATGTATACGTCGCAATATCAGAAACATTATTCTAAAATGTGCTCTCCTGCCCGTGCCTTCATGCTGCCTGGAAATTGAGGTCTACTTAATCTTCCTCGACTTCCTCAAGGTCCATCAGTCCAAGCTTTTTAacagaaatgtaaaaataatacatttagcaTGAGTTATTGTAGACCACTCATGGCCTCACTCACCACAGCGTTGTCGGTCACTTTGATACACAGGTTTCCGTCGCAGTGTCTGTACTTTAGAACCACCCGAACCTGGACACGGTGAAGTTAAAGTCAAAGATCAGAACCACTTGAACATCTAAACATGACACAGCTTTGGCTGCTGGGCACATTCTCTAGCCACCGAGCTATCCAACTAACACTCGGTCCTTAGCATGCTAAGCTACTTCACATGTAAAGTGTTTCACCTTCATGGGGTCTGTCAGATACAGCTTCTCTGCTGCGCGGGAAAACTCCTCCCAGGTCTGATAATAAGGCATTATCAACAAAGTACAGTGGCTATTttttataattataataaaacagTAATATTGTTCTGAATGTGTCGACAGCTCTGCTAACGGAAGACCACATCAGCACAGTGTGAACACAGCCAATCATATCCAAGAgaatctccttcttcttcttcttttggtTTAATGGCGGACTACAACCCAACGTGTAAAGGTGCATGCTGCCACCTACTGTACCGGAGTGTATCAAGACTGAAAGacaatttatttaaattatCAAATTAAAGGAAacgtttacaaaataaataataattctaCTAAATAAAGCCCTTTTAGTGGAACTTCTCCCAGCTCCACTTGGACCAAACATAATCTCTTCTGGGGTTaacgtttcaaaataaaagcccatgAATTGTGAAGTTTCTTGTATTGTTGAGGAATATTGAATAGTGAATACAAATCAAACATATGGCTGACTTATTTGGTAAATCTAATTTGTCTGGAAATGTTGCGGATATGGAAgaaggcagtccgggtgatgtttttttatgtggggtgcaaacGAAAGGGTTCTGTCCAGGATGACGCCAAGGCTTTTGACTTGGCTGGTGAAGGATACAGGGAAGCCGTCGATCATGATGCTTGGGGGTGGGGTGGTTAGGATTTTGGAGAGGGTGTTTTTTGAGCCAATGAGCAGGGCCTCAGTTTTACTACCATTTAGCTTCAGGAAGTTCctgctcatccagctcctgataTCCTGGAGGCAGGTGGTGAGGGAGGTGTTGGGTTTGGTTGAGATATAGACTTGCGTGTCGTCAGCATAGCAGTGAAAGTGGATGCCATGGTGACGGAGGATTGTGCCTAGTGGGAGGAGGTAAATGATGAATAGGAGTGGACCCAATActgattaatatatgagtaacaggtaagtgtaaacacaagcttctgtcaattatggatcattcaaactatatacaaataatatgtaataaagttctaaaataagtattcggtatattccttgatagcttttggagaaggttgtttttaagtttactaaaatctatcgtttcaacggtttcactttataaaaaggaacagctgagtagagcattattgagtttcttattctatcagtaaattatccaaatgaaatgtttatcattattttagtcaaccctaaacaaattgattgtacctttttaataatgaccttacatggttaagttaaattaacttcagaaaatcaaatctgttcggagaaaaaactattaaatgtttaaagataggaacttgccatcccactgaaaaacagtccgtagagatttaaaggcgtagttgtagttcagtccaacgtttcatttggattcatttctccaacagtcaactattttcataaagaataaatcaagcccccgacccccatgccccttcaccagctccggcacggtgacaatggcctgatgttgaggccgcggctctggctcaggtgacaaaagccatgccatgccacactgtgcgcccctcagtgcagacctgaaccagtccaCATCCTGAgaggcgatgtctctggccagtgggttgtatgtctcctctcactgttggtaaagttgagacaccggctggactactttggaagtgccaggcttcctccactggcactcaacatctgtggagctgatctgccacatggcacatattgccaatgctgcagcgtggctgcatttgtacatcccccgtgcacaatcacagacagcgctctgcatcgcgccatcgtctcccctgcagatctgtacaaataaagtaagtaccatgtttgttagcatgctataatagattgaatgagaaataatacaaggatggtccggatctgggggtgggaggggttatttttccatagttttgtcctcttgtctgattgttgttattgtttgttttttctgtattttttgtaatgtgcgttgtactggttgtgattgtacattgtatttttctaaatgtgtatgaatacatttttgaaaaacatttgatcaacaataaaaaaggacttggtcaggatctagactcagtgtgtagtttattaattaatcaatgctctctacattaggaaaacacataccagtgtacccgagggagtcacacacagctgtgcctggataaccaaataaattgacaagataaccaaaacccttgaatctacacacagcaaataaactcaaatgacacaacgagatgtaaaaggagatcacacatacagtatagtccagaggtactcaaatacaaatcttaaaggtccagaaagaaaatgttcaataagacaaaggtccgtttaatatggtcattcaaacttttaattGCAAAAAGATTCtgaacacgaggttgcaaaaacaaaaagcctCGAAGTGAATCAAACCATCCCAAAAATCAAAGTCGAAATAAGTCCAGAACT is part of the Pseudochaenichthys georgianus chromosome 24, fPseGeo1.2, whole genome shotgun sequence genome and harbors:
- the srp9 gene encoding signal recognition particle 9 kDa protein; protein product: MPYYQTWEEFSRAAEKLYLTDPMKVRVVLKYRHCDGNLCIKVTDNAVCLQYKTDQAQDVKKIEKLHGKLMRLMVSKETHSGSMDTD